A single genomic interval of Treponema sp. J25 harbors:
- a CDS encoding glycosyltransferase — protein MREVVRINEEIQLDAAYFDYLYNRLGKKWMTRLQKTLKNTKPYKRIEAAIFLSLFTREENIVAIGNQLQHEKIPYVQLQLAYSLVQLKATSYIPTIIALMKNKEEWLSYRIAEILLGFGQSLEGYLLEQCRTKPLLSKEEIILLCVFLRRFPQPELLEHLVLLLNSSFSASLIVGEVLLQHYPYILCDNMYLQHPNHVIRSLAYEALGTRDNLKTLFHLIKVSGDPYITDGVTRGLQKLISKNKKHLELLYTTFNRFYRKSESLKNKNSLHRTFTTLGKVLLPELEYFLYGGYDLEGLLYYACESEQLSVLSSFLDTNKNPKYEEQILHTIKEILKKNPDFLQIIQKHCTNTELLKKLGLEKLPEQSREPPLKLSKRARLVLFILGIALLTVPFISWASLFFTHSFEIQKASQLFIENFTRAMTGYFLILNSIYLFLVLLSGMNIQRQYKNWQSIRSSFLSLENMLPSVSILAPAFKEELTIVDSVRSLLSLNYPKFEVIVICDGSPDRTLQKLITAFNLERIEREAITAIPTRPIRGFYGSKQYPYLLVIDKLNGGKADSLNAGINYAKNDYLCCIDADSLLEKDALLRMMHHIISAEKEVLACGGNILPVNGCKVQSGAIKEIHIPNKLLSRFQTIEYLRAFLTGRLGWAMLDALVIISGAFGVFSRKRVLEINGYLTGSASGKMDTVGEDMELVVRLRRHARENKIPATVSYCYNANCWTEVPEDWGSFSRQRDRWHRGLLEILTFHWKCLGRPRYGAMGLLALPYFWIFECIGPFFELFSLVTVLIGLVTGFLSFKAFSIFFSASVLLGTTISVISLVFTEARIATIPLRETLLLLLFTLFENFGYRQLVAIKRVPAYFKLLIGKSGWGAIKRRGFTPSTKN, from the coding sequence TTGCGAGAAGTAGTGCGTATTAATGAAGAAATTCAACTTGATGCTGCTTATTTTGACTATCTGTATAACCGGCTGGGTAAAAAGTGGATGACCCGTTTACAAAAAACATTAAAAAATACAAAACCATACAAACGAATTGAAGCGGCTATTTTCCTCAGTCTTTTTACCAGAGAAGAAAACATCGTTGCCATTGGGAATCAGCTTCAACATGAGAAGATTCCTTATGTACAATTACAGCTTGCCTATTCTTTAGTTCAGCTTAAGGCAACTTCCTATATACCAACAATTATTGCGCTTATGAAAAACAAAGAAGAATGGCTTTCCTACCGGATTGCAGAAATTCTTTTAGGTTTTGGCCAGAGTCTTGAAGGGTATCTTCTTGAACAATGCCGAACAAAACCACTCCTTTCAAAAGAAGAGATCATCCTTCTTTGTGTTTTTCTCAGGCGTTTTCCGCAACCTGAGTTATTGGAACACCTGGTGTTACTTTTAAATAGCTCCTTTTCAGCGAGCCTTATAGTAGGCGAAGTACTTTTACAGCATTATCCCTATATTCTTTGCGATAATATGTATTTACAACACCCTAATCACGTAATCCGTTCTCTTGCTTATGAAGCACTTGGAACAAGAGATAATCTTAAAACACTGTTTCATCTTATTAAAGTATCGGGAGATCCCTATATTACCGATGGAGTAACCAGGGGATTACAAAAACTTATATCAAAAAATAAAAAACATTTAGAACTTCTGTATACTACCTTTAACCGTTTTTATAGAAAATCCGAATCTCTAAAAAACAAGAATTCATTGCATCGCACTTTTACAACACTCGGAAAAGTATTACTCCCTGAATTGGAGTATTTTTTGTACGGAGGTTACGACCTAGAAGGATTGCTTTACTATGCATGCGAGTCAGAACAGCTCAGCGTACTTTCTTCGTTTTTAGATACAAACAAGAATCCTAAATATGAAGAACAAATACTACATACTATTAAAGAAATCCTGAAAAAAAATCCAGACTTCTTACAGATTATACAAAAACATTGTACCAATACTGAGTTACTTAAAAAGTTAGGGCTTGAAAAACTACCGGAACAATCTCGAGAACCTCCGCTCAAGCTGAGTAAAAGAGCTCGCTTGGTGCTTTTTATTCTGGGCATTGCCCTATTAACCGTTCCTTTTATAAGTTGGGCTTCTCTTTTCTTTACCCATTCATTCGAGATACAGAAGGCAAGCCAACTTTTTATTGAGAACTTTACCCGTGCAATGACCGGGTACTTCCTTATTCTCAACAGCATTTACCTTTTTCTGGTGCTTCTTTCCGGTATGAACATACAACGGCAATATAAAAACTGGCAGAGTATCCGTTCTAGTTTTCTCAGCCTGGAAAACATGTTACCTTCCGTGTCTATTCTTGCCCCAGCATTTAAAGAAGAACTAACCATTGTTGATAGTGTTCGTTCTTTACTTTCCCTTAATTATCCCAAATTCGAAGTCATTGTTATTTGCGATGGCTCCCCTGATAGAACCTTACAAAAACTGATTACCGCTTTTAATTTAGAACGGATTGAACGGGAAGCCATTACCGCTATACCGACCCGTCCCATCCGAGGCTTTTACGGAAGCAAGCAATATCCCTATCTCCTGGTAATCGATAAATTAAACGGAGGCAAAGCGGATAGTTTAAATGCGGGCATCAATTACGCTAAAAATGATTACCTCTGCTGTATTGATGCGGACTCGCTCCTCGAAAAAGATGCGTTACTCCGCATGATGCATCATATCATCAGCGCAGAAAAGGAAGTTCTCGCCTGTGGGGGAAACATTCTTCCCGTTAATGGCTGCAAGGTCCAGAGTGGGGCTATTAAAGAAATTCATATACCAAACAAGCTTCTGTCCCGTTTCCAAACTATAGAGTACCTCCGGGCTTTTCTCACCGGTCGTTTGGGCTGGGCCATGCTCGATGCCCTGGTAATCATTTCGGGAGCCTTTGGGGTATTTAGCCGAAAACGGGTATTGGAAATAAACGGATATCTTACAGGCTCCGCTTCCGGTAAGATGGATACGGTGGGGGAAGACATGGAACTGGTGGTTCGGCTGAGGCGCCATGCCCGTGAAAACAAGATACCCGCTACCGTAAGTTATTGTTACAACGCTAACTGCTGGACTGAGGTTCCCGAGGACTGGGGAAGTTTTTCTCGACAACGGGATCGCTGGCACCGGGGATTGCTGGAAATTCTTACCTTTCACTGGAAATGTCTTGGCCGTCCCCGTTATGGGGCGATGGGGCTTCTGGCCCTTCCCTACTTTTGGATTTTCGAGTGCATCGGTCCTTTTTTTGAGCTTTTTAGTCTGGTCACCGTGCTTATAGGGCTGGTCACTGGTTTCTTATCCTTTAAAGCCTTTAGTATCTTTTTCTCAGCTTCGGTTCTTTTGGGAACCACAATTTCAGTGATTTCTCTTGTTTTTACTGAAGCGCGAATTGCAACTATTCCTCTTCGGGAAACTCTACTATTGTTGTTATTTACCTTATTTGAAAATTTTGGCTACCGCCAACTGGTGGCAATTAAAAGAGTTCCTGCGTACTTTAAGCTTCTAATTGGCAAATCAGGATGGGGAGCTATTAAACGAAGGGGATTCACTCCAAGCACTAAGAACTAA
- the rsgA gene encoding GTPase RsgA codes for MNPETWGWKGIFHGFWQSACQEDGRKYIPGRIIRREYHQYDVVVPHYIDENLMLASACTAGLYRNIRVSGAFAFRTTGGADYPVTGDWVLLDPEEDGLRIHRVLPRQTALSRGAAGDKTEEQVLAANIDTLLLVFALDGGRNFLRTFLERALVVARSAGCGVCIVLNKADLADAETRRNALATAALAAPGSPVVAVSAKTGEGLEELSRYFSAGETLGVLGKSGVGKSALIGALGSVTGAPLAAAPLAGTSLAGTPLAAAPLGGDSAIISSMEELPWGTPEAGLGCTGPLDEEAAPREGAVRESDRKGRHTTTSSRLYRLSSGLLIIDSPGIRELKLWADGDDLAASFSDIACLADQCRFSDCSHEGEPGCAVQAALASGELDEGRYRSYLQLKREQAWLDRRLDDQALRAEKARWKQISKFAKSLQKSRR; via the coding sequence ATGAATCCTGAAACCTGGGGGTGGAAGGGTATATTTCACGGCTTCTGGCAATCCGCATGCCAGGAAGATGGTAGAAAATACATTCCCGGCCGCATTATCCGGCGGGAATATCATCAATATGATGTGGTTGTACCCCATTATATTGATGAAAATCTGATGCTCGCGTCTGCTTGTACGGCGGGTCTGTACCGCAACATACGGGTAAGCGGTGCTTTTGCGTTCCGGACCACAGGCGGGGCTGATTACCCTGTTACCGGAGACTGGGTGCTGCTCGACCCTGAGGAAGACGGCCTACGGATCCACCGGGTGCTCCCTCGGCAAACAGCTTTAAGCAGAGGTGCGGCGGGGGATAAAACGGAAGAACAGGTGCTGGCGGCCAACATCGATACGCTGCTCCTTGTGTTTGCCCTGGACGGGGGCCGAAATTTTCTCCGTACCTTTCTTGAGCGGGCCCTCGTGGTTGCCCGAAGCGCTGGCTGCGGGGTCTGTATAGTCCTTAATAAGGCGGACCTGGCGGATGCTGAAACGCGCCGGAACGCTTTAGCTACCGCTGCTCTGGCCGCTCCGGGGAGTCCTGTAGTTGCGGTCAGTGCGAAAACCGGAGAGGGCTTAGAAGAATTGAGCCGTTACTTCTCTGCCGGAGAAACCCTGGGCGTGCTTGGTAAAAGCGGGGTAGGGAAGTCTGCCCTGATCGGGGCCTTAGGCTCTGTTACGGGCGCTCCTCTGGCTGCGGCCCCTTTGGCAGGCACATCTTTGGCTGGCACCCCTCTGGCGGCGGCACCTTTGGGGGGTGACAGCGCGATCATCTCGTCAATGGAAGAACTGCCCTGGGGCACCCCGGAGGCCGGCCTGGGCTGCACAGGCCCCTTGGACGAAGAAGCCGCACCCCGGGAAGGGGCTGTTCGGGAATCGGACCGGAAGGGCCGGCATACCACTACCTCAAGCCGGCTCTACCGGCTTTCGTCAGGGCTTCTCATCATTGATAGTCCCGGAATCCGGGAATTAAAGCTATGGGCCGATGGGGATGACCTGGCCGCGAGCTTTTCCGATATTGCCTGCCTAGCGGACCAATGCCGTTTCTCCGATTGCAGCCATGAAGGCGAGCCGGGCTGCGCGGTCCAGGCTGCCCTGGCTTCTGGTGAGTTAGATGAGGGCCGTTACCGCTCCTACCTGCAGCTTAAGCGGGAACAGGCCTGGCTGGACCGCCGGCTCGATGACCAGGCCCTGCGGGCGGAAAAGGCCCGCTGGAAGCAGATCTCCAAATTTGCTAAAAGCCTGCAGAAAAGCCGGCGCTAG
- a CDS encoding transcriptional regulator, whose product MSKNESNSDKPWNLYHYEALDELFASRIRLAAMALLAGCEEAEFTYLRDRIGASDGNLASHLRKLEEAGYVEYRKQFRGRKPSTLYRITDQGKEALLVYSRRLAELLSSIPGGST is encoded by the coding sequence ATGTCAAAGAACGAAAGCAATTCCGATAAGCCCTGGAACCTCTACCATTATGAAGCTCTGGACGAACTTTTTGCGTCGCGGATTCGGCTTGCGGCTATGGCTTTATTGGCAGGTTGTGAGGAAGCGGAGTTCACCTACCTGCGGGATAGGATTGGCGCTTCTGATGGGAATCTGGCGAGTCATCTTAGGAAGCTCGAGGAAGCGGGCTATGTGGAGTACCGCAAACAGTTTCGGGGCCGCAAGCCGAGTACCCTGTATCGGATTACCGACCAGGGCAAGGAAGCTCTGCTGGTATATAGCCGCCGTCTGGCGGAATTACTTTCATCAATTCCGGGAGGAAGTACATGA
- a CDS encoding DUF3160 domain-containing protein, with the protein MKKLVCLFLAVLIAGAACSNKPKGNASSTQNPSGIQQDDISDDTSVSEDPPASDNPLDLFLEELPEPQSNFQLSRFTKSYRGNVQPNFPSRYLSEPLEFKDIPLKSPFPGKKIAVVGYDRAKLYADVFKSGKNKNASVSSLQVLTSIPIGTVIPILGEYKAAPSDENYQSDLYNFEKEWNYFYRTEYQGKEGVVFGADLILGDKKPEADLMRLSYYYTKPTASPAFIRTVGMKELAADHEQVLRENFIAFAEAPPYPLDLEHPDDLVSLYQQAFNERSQTVFITTDLLVHSLHLLFDRMLSDTEDRIFIPRLKHLLEGALSEVNKRIEKDTKEVPAYSEALTLAKNYLFLAKALLAMALPPVPNEYHPSELEDNPLSEKDTQKAIEAQLPPSLQEEFRLIMEAQGFSLSPNFGYREDYSQFIPRGHYTKSTRLKAYFRTMMFLGRINFYLDFSTPEAARISNQLGPAALILCQALQASGPRGSLKELWQSLFDPISYLIGESDDLNLYDIEKAEPAIARLDIPQLFKTGKIEEYLKNLAKKLRSPRIQGNITFGNPSGANTPNSGDRFGEPPRGWRLFGQRFVLDSSWFDRLTGEYRTMPSGLDVAASLGSKTAYEFLTATREKFPPYAQALEDIRKEVSTMKEDAWWQTFYLGYLDTVRRILTFERGAGFYFTQKPLWNIKSLQSGLAAWAELRHDTILYVKQSYAEAAGGDGIEATYRTIDFPRPIHYVEPNLRFFYDLTSLLERSLPLLKKYEFLTPQWMGKFEAFLNILDKLTVIVEKEVVNNPISVDENEYLATVPFLIARIIRPDGDVDTGDTSKYQMAMVADVHTDGDNGQVLEVATGKPFMLYVALNDGQGGKRIAVGFTYSYYEFPHPMNDRLTDEKWKAFIYGNPSKKELEAKRPEWLRGLMP; encoded by the coding sequence ATGAAAAAACTGGTGTGCCTATTTTTGGCGGTTCTCATCGCAGGTGCCGCCTGTAGCAACAAACCAAAAGGGAACGCTTCTTCGACGCAGAACCCTTCTGGAATTCAACAAGATGATATCTCAGACGATACCTCAGTTTCAGAGGATCCACCGGCGTCGGATAATCCCCTTGATCTTTTCCTGGAGGAACTTCCAGAACCACAGAGTAATTTCCAGCTTTCCCGCTTTACCAAAAGCTATCGGGGGAACGTACAACCCAATTTCCCTTCCCGGTATCTGAGTGAGCCCTTGGAATTCAAAGATATTCCCCTAAAGTCCCCCTTCCCGGGTAAAAAGATAGCCGTGGTAGGATATGACAGGGCGAAACTCTATGCCGATGTGTTCAAATCGGGGAAAAATAAGAATGCCTCGGTAAGTTCCTTGCAGGTGCTTACCAGCATCCCCATCGGAACGGTCATCCCTATTCTGGGGGAATACAAGGCCGCTCCCAGCGACGAAAACTATCAAAGTGATTTATATAATTTTGAAAAAGAATGGAACTATTTTTACCGGACCGAATACCAGGGAAAGGAGGGGGTCGTCTTTGGGGCGGACCTCATCCTGGGGGATAAAAAGCCAGAGGCGGATCTCATGCGGCTCTCCTATTACTACACCAAACCGACGGCTTCCCCGGCTTTTATCCGTACGGTCGGTATGAAAGAACTCGCCGCTGACCACGAACAGGTACTTCGGGAAAACTTCATCGCCTTTGCCGAAGCTCCTCCCTACCCCCTTGATCTTGAACACCCCGACGATCTCGTCAGCCTCTACCAACAGGCCTTTAACGAGCGTTCCCAGACTGTTTTTATTACCACAGACCTCTTAGTTCACAGCCTGCATCTTCTCTTTGATCGGATGCTCTCAGACACGGAAGATAGAATTTTCATCCCCCGTCTAAAGCATCTCCTGGAGGGGGCCCTCTCAGAAGTGAACAAGCGCATCGAGAAAGACACCAAGGAAGTGCCGGCCTATTCAGAGGCCCTTACCCTCGCAAAAAACTACCTTTTCCTCGCGAAGGCCCTCCTTGCCATGGCCCTGCCGCCGGTACCTAACGAATACCACCCCTCCGAACTTGAAGATAATCCCCTTTCTGAGAAGGACACCCAGAAAGCCATAGAAGCCCAGCTCCCCCCTTCTCTCCAGGAAGAATTCAGGCTTATCATGGAAGCCCAAGGATTTAGTCTTTCCCCCAATTTTGGCTACCGGGAAGACTACTCCCAGTTCATTCCCCGGGGACATTACACAAAAAGTACACGCCTTAAGGCATACTTTCGCACCATGATGTTCCTGGGAAGGATCAATTTCTATCTTGATTTTTCAACCCCCGAAGCGGCCAGGATCAGCAACCAATTGGGGCCCGCGGCGCTTATCCTTTGCCAGGCGCTCCAGGCCTCAGGGCCAAGGGGATCCCTTAAGGAACTGTGGCAGAGCCTCTTTGATCCCATTTCCTATCTTATTGGGGAAAGCGATGATCTTAACCTCTACGATATTGAAAAGGCGGAGCCCGCCATTGCCCGACTGGATATCCCCCAACTGTTCAAAACAGGAAAAATAGAGGAATACCTTAAGAACCTGGCAAAAAAACTCCGCTCTCCGCGCATTCAAGGGAACATTACCTTTGGGAACCCCAGCGGGGCCAATACCCCCAATTCGGGAGACCGCTTTGGGGAGCCCCCCCGGGGATGGCGCCTCTTTGGTCAACGCTTTGTGCTTGATTCTTCCTGGTTCGACCGACTAACGGGAGAATACCGGACCATGCCCAGCGGTCTTGATGTGGCCGCCAGTCTAGGTTCAAAAACGGCCTACGAGTTCCTTACCGCAACCCGGGAGAAGTTCCCCCCCTATGCTCAGGCCCTGGAGGATATCCGAAAAGAAGTGTCTACCATGAAGGAAGATGCCTGGTGGCAAACCTTTTACCTGGGCTATCTTGATACGGTACGGCGCATTCTGACGTTTGAACGGGGCGCGGGGTTCTACTTTACCCAGAAACCCCTGTGGAACATTAAGAGTCTGCAGAGCGGCCTTGCGGCCTGGGCAGAACTCAGGCACGACACAATCCTCTATGTGAAACAGAGCTATGCCGAAGCAGCCGGGGGGGACGGCATTGAAGCTACCTACCGAACCATCGATTTTCCCCGGCCGATTCACTACGTGGAACCCAATCTGCGCTTCTTCTATGACCTTACCAGTTTACTGGAACGCTCTCTCCCCCTCCTCAAAAAATACGAATTCCTTACCCCCCAATGGATGGGCAAGTTCGAAGCATTCCTGAATATTCTGGATAAACTCACCGTCATAGTAGAAAAGGAGGTGGTAAACAACCCCATTAGTGTCGATGAAAACGAGTACCTCGCCACCGTGCCTTTTCTTATCGCCCGGATAATCCGACCCGATGGAGATGTCGATACCGGAGACACAAGCAAATACCAGATGGCCATGGTGGCCGATGTGCATACCGATGGGGATAATGGCCAGGTTCTGGAAGTGGCCACCGGCAAGCCCTTTATGCTGTACGTGGCCCTGAATGATGGCCAGGGGGGCAAGCGCATCGCCGTTGGCTTTACCTACAGTTACTACGAGTTCCCCCATCCCATGAATGACCGCCTTACCGACGAAAAATGGAAGGCCTTTATCTACGGGAATCCTTCTAAAAAGGAACTGGAGGCAAAACGGCCCGAGTGGCTCCGGGGACTCATGCCCTGA
- the amrB gene encoding AmmeMemoRadiSam system protein B, protein MRETPYGQKEAPLLKGGRWWFALLCIGLSACTRGEPVGLPAGTVFCSGPKHLSETALDQGKLRRVLQPPPIPGAQWLSPAENKPAPYGAFPVAGITSHHLLVSWYIDRFFADLKELRKKPAPPIHTFIVVSPKHFMQGKEPIALSKVPWETGLGRVTVNLSLAEGIRTSLGIPWDPDSFAGEHGIGIPVAFMTKHFPRARMVPIVLTTPSFRMANLTTLAETIGREMARDPGIFLLISSDFSHQGNLELTQQRDAQSREALTYLTPARALKVCCDNNAGMILLSLVLEQLQRGKSVIAAHTSGYEVVGITEDITSYFFCYF, encoded by the coding sequence ATGAGGGAAACGCCCTATGGTCAGAAAGAGGCCCCCCTCCTGAAGGGGGGGCGATGGTGGTTTGCGCTGCTTTGCATAGGCCTCAGCGCTTGCACCAGGGGAGAGCCAGTGGGGCTCCCCGCCGGGACGGTTTTCTGCTCCGGCCCAAAGCACCTGAGCGAAACCGCCCTCGATCAGGGAAAACTGCGCCGGGTCCTTCAGCCGCCCCCTATTCCGGGGGCCCAGTGGCTTTCTCCCGCAGAAAACAAACCAGCCCCCTATGGGGCTTTCCCCGTGGCGGGCATTACCAGCCATCACCTATTGGTTTCCTGGTACATCGATCGTTTTTTTGCGGATCTGAAGGAGCTTCGCAAGAAGCCGGCGCCCCCAATTCACACCTTTATCGTGGTATCGCCAAAACATTTTATGCAGGGAAAGGAACCAATCGCCCTCTCAAAGGTCCCCTGGGAAACAGGCCTTGGTAGGGTAACGGTTAACCTCTCCCTCGCAGAGGGCATACGCACATCCCTTGGCATACCCTGGGATCCCGACTCATTTGCAGGAGAACACGGGATAGGCATCCCCGTGGCTTTTATGACCAAGCATTTTCCCCGGGCCCGGATGGTCCCCATCGTTCTTACAACCCCCTCGTTTCGTATGGCGAACCTTACCACCCTGGCCGAGACTATTGGGCGGGAGATGGCCCGGGACCCGGGGATATTCCTCCTTATCTCGAGCGATTTTAGCCATCAAGGAAACCTGGAACTTACCCAACAGCGGGATGCCCAATCCCGGGAGGCCCTTACGTACTTAACCCCAGCGCGGGCCCTAAAGGTATGTTGCGACAACAATGCGGGGATGATCCTCCTTTCCCTGGTGTTAGAACAGCTACAGCGGGGAAAGTCCGTTATCGCCGCCCATACAAGTGGCTATGAGGTGGTGGGTATAACCGAGGACATCACCAGTTATTTTTTCTGTTATTTTTAG
- a CDS encoding AMMECR1 domain-containing protein codes for MFLSLPVFLLMGLLAGCSGEVAADVSPAPLSGEDRRLLQHLVMEARSAVWQAWQEGPPPRWEDYPYTAERQGIIVRFVAGRKPRGCQAFYQGVGDLALGARLAALDAAFHDARYEPLRKEEAPDLAIEVCIVGPLVPMKGPEDFSLGKELVYLVHPAGSVLMQPSLAREHGWTKRAYLEALCKKEGLPKGAWRDKGVVLYRASVKEWKEPFMQEEGEAPRRE; via the coding sequence ATGTTCCTATCACTCCCTGTGTTTTTGCTGATGGGGCTACTGGCTGGCTGTTCGGGGGAAGTCGCCGCCGACGTGAGCCCGGCGCCCCTTTCTGGGGAAGACCGGCGGCTTCTCCAACACCTGGTAATGGAGGCCCGTTCGGCGGTATGGCAGGCCTGGCAGGAAGGGCCACCCCCCCGCTGGGAGGATTATCCCTACACCGCCGAGCGTCAGGGGATTATTGTCCGTTTTGTGGCAGGCCGAAAGCCCCGGGGCTGCCAGGCCTTTTACCAGGGGGTGGGGGACCTGGCGCTGGGGGCTCGCCTTGCGGCCCTGGATGCGGCTTTCCACGATGCCCGCTACGAGCCTTTGCGTAAAGAAGAAGCGCCAGACCTGGCCATTGAAGTGTGTATTGTGGGGCCCCTGGTACCTATGAAGGGGCCTGAGGATTTTTCCCTTGGGAAGGAACTGGTGTACCTGGTACATCCCGCGGGTTCTGTGCTGATGCAGCCATCCCTCGCCCGGGAACATGGCTGGACTAAAAGGGCCTACCTGGAGGCTCTCTGCAAAAAGGAGGGGCTTCCGAAGGGTGCCTGGCGTGATAAGGGCGTGGTGTTGTATCGGGCATCGGTTAAGGAGTGGAAAGAGCCCTTTATGCAGGAAGAGGGGGAAGCCCCTCGACGGGAGTAA